The Halopseudomonas sabulinigri genome window below encodes:
- the polA gene encoding DNA polymerase I, with protein MTDSAPLVLVDGSSYLYRAFHALPPLTTSKGLPTGAVKGVLNMLKSLRKQYPQSPLAVVFDAKGPTFRDTMFEQYKSHRPPMPDDLRVQIEPLHASVKAMGLPLLCVEGVEADDVIGTLARESAANGRAVVISTGDKDMAQLVDGHITLVNTMTNTVMDIDGVKEKFGIGPELIIDYLALMGDKVDNIPGVPGVGEKTALGLLTGLGGGLDVIYANLDKIADLPIRGAKKLAEKMAEHKDMAYMSYALATIKLDVDLDIRADALMPGAANREALIELYQELEFKTWLDDLQREAKAAALDGDAAAEVAPEQENHYETITEQANFDRWLDKLKAAELFAFDTETTSIHAQLADLVGVSLAVSPHEAAYIPVAHSYMGVPDQLDRDQVLAALKPYLEDPNKAKVAQHAKYDINVLAHYGINVQGVAFDTMLESYVLDATATRHDMDSLALKYLGQGTIKFEDIAGKGAKQLTFDQIALEQAGPYAAEDADVTLRLHQTLWAKLQPQERVAKVLQEIEMPLMPVLARIERCGALVDAKLLGEQSIELGEKMVALEREAFALAEQEFNLGSPKQLGAILYEKQGLPVLSKTAKGQPSTAESVLAELAEQGYELPQVIMQYRSVSKLKSTYTDRLPEQINPRTGRIHTSYHQAVAATGRLSSSDPNLQNIPIRSAEGRRIRQAFIAPKGYKLLAADYSQIELRIMAHLAQDAGLLDAFKHNLDVHKATAAEVFGVELDEVTTEQRRSAKAINFGLIYGMSAFGLAKQIDVDRKQAQAYIDRYFARYPGVLAYMERTREQASEQGYVETLFGRRLYLPEINAKNQAMRKGAERTAINAPMQGTAADIIKRAMIKVDQWLANSKLDARVIMQVHDELVLEVHEDQIEAVSQGLQEHMGQAAELDVPLLVEVGVGNNWDEAH; from the coding sequence GCCGACCTTCCGCGATACCATGTTCGAGCAGTACAAATCCCACCGCCCGCCGATGCCAGATGACCTGCGCGTGCAGATCGAACCGTTGCACGCCAGTGTCAAGGCGATGGGCTTGCCGCTGCTGTGTGTTGAGGGCGTCGAAGCGGACGACGTGATCGGCACTCTCGCGCGCGAAAGCGCTGCCAACGGCCGCGCGGTGGTGATCTCGACCGGCGACAAGGACATGGCGCAACTGGTCGATGGCCACATCACCCTGGTCAACACCATGACCAATACGGTGATGGACATAGACGGCGTGAAGGAGAAGTTCGGTATTGGCCCCGAGCTGATCATCGACTACCTGGCGCTGATGGGCGACAAGGTCGACAACATTCCGGGCGTGCCTGGCGTCGGCGAGAAGACGGCGCTGGGCCTGCTGACCGGCCTCGGCGGCGGGCTGGACGTCATCTACGCCAACCTCGACAAGATCGCCGACCTGCCGATTCGCGGCGCCAAGAAACTGGCCGAGAAAATGGCCGAGCACAAGGATATGGCCTATATGTCCTACGCGCTGGCGACCATCAAGCTCGACGTTGATCTGGACATTCGCGCTGATGCGCTGATGCCCGGCGCGGCCAACCGCGAAGCGCTGATCGAGCTGTACCAGGAGCTGGAATTCAAGACCTGGCTGGACGACCTGCAGCGCGAGGCCAAAGCCGCCGCACTCGATGGTGACGCCGCTGCCGAGGTGGCGCCCGAGCAGGAAAACCATTACGAGACCATCACCGAGCAGGCCAACTTCGACCGCTGGCTCGACAAGCTGAAAGCCGCCGAGCTGTTTGCCTTTGATACCGAGACCACCAGTATCCACGCACAACTGGCTGATTTGGTGGGCGTATCGCTGGCGGTCAGCCCGCACGAGGCCGCCTATATCCCGGTAGCGCACAGTTACATGGGCGTGCCCGACCAGCTCGACCGCGATCAGGTGCTGGCCGCGCTCAAGCCCTATCTGGAAGACCCGAACAAGGCAAAAGTGGCGCAGCACGCCAAGTACGACATCAATGTACTGGCCCATTACGGCATCAACGTGCAGGGCGTGGCCTTCGACACCATGCTCGAATCCTACGTGCTGGACGCCACCGCCACCCGTCACGACATGGACAGCCTGGCGCTCAAGTATCTGGGCCAGGGCACCATCAAGTTCGAGGACATTGCCGGCAAGGGCGCCAAGCAGCTCACCTTCGATCAGATCGCGCTGGAGCAGGCCGGGCCTTATGCCGCGGAAGATGCCGATGTAACGCTGCGTCTGCACCAGACGCTGTGGGCCAAGCTGCAGCCGCAGGAGCGGGTAGCCAAGGTATTGCAAGAGATCGAGATGCCGCTGATGCCAGTGCTCGCGCGTATCGAGCGCTGCGGCGCGCTGGTGGATGCCAAGCTGCTCGGCGAGCAGAGCATTGAGCTGGGCGAGAAAATGGTCGCGCTGGAGCGCGAGGCTTTTGCCCTGGCAGAGCAGGAGTTCAACCTGGGCTCACCCAAACAGCTGGGTGCCATCCTGTATGAAAAGCAGGGTCTGCCGGTGCTCTCCAAAACCGCCAAGGGCCAGCCTTCTACGGCGGAGTCGGTGCTTGCGGAGCTGGCGGAGCAGGGTTACGAGCTGCCGCAGGTGATCATGCAGTACCGCAGCGTCAGCAAGCTGAAAAGTACCTACACCGACCGCCTGCCGGAGCAGATCAACCCGCGTACCGGGCGCATTCATACCTCCTACCATCAGGCGGTCGCGGCGACCGGGCGACTGTCGTCCTCCGATCCGAACCTGCAGAACATCCCGATCCGCAGCGCGGAAGGCCGGCGCATCCGCCAGGCCTTTATCGCGCCCAAGGGCTACAAGCTGCTGGCGGCTGACTATTCGCAGATCGAGCTGCGCATCATGGCCCACCTGGCGCAGGACGCTGGCCTGCTGGACGCCTTCAAACACAACCTTGATGTGCACAAGGCGACCGCTGCCGAAGTTTTCGGCGTTGAGCTGGACGAGGTCACCACCGAACAGCGGCGCAGCGCCAAGGCCATCAACTTCGGCTTGATCTACGGCATGAGCGCCTTTGGCCTGGCCAAGCAGATCGATGTCGACCGCAAGCAGGCGCAGGCCTATATCGACCGCTACTTCGCCCGCTACCCCGGCGTGCTGGCCTATATGGAACGCACCCGCGAACAGGCCAGCGAACAGGGCTACGTTGAAACCCTGTTCGGCCGCCGCCTGTACCTGCCAGAGATCAACGCCAAGAACCAGGCCATGCGCAAGGGCGCCGAGCGCACCGCGATCAACGCACCCATGCAGGGCACGGCTGCCGACATCATCAAGCGCGCGATGATCAAGGTCGACCAGTGGCTGGCCAACAGCAAACTGGATGCCCGCGTGATCATGCAGGTTCACGATGAACTGGTACTGGAAGTTCACGAAGACCAAATCGAGGCCGTCAGCCAAGGCCTGCAGGAGCACATGGGCCAAGCCGCCGAACTGGACGTGCCTTTGCTGGTCGAAGTGGGGGTCGGCAACAACTGGGACGAAGCGCACTAA